The Mucilaginibacter yixingensis genome window below encodes:
- a CDS encoding response regulator yields MSAPDIFYVEDDTDFAFIMQQAVKEVDDRVSISIIENGIDALEMLHQLTTNSVKPKLILLDLNLPGLSGLDLVRRIREIPYLKYVPVIFFTTSENPKDIKASMEFGANAYLTKPSGYLNLISCLRSLHDFWFTKHLNVN; encoded by the coding sequence ATGAGCGCGCCCGATATTTTTTATGTTGAAGACGATACTGACTTTGCTTTTATAATGCAACAGGCCGTTAAAGAGGTTGACGATAGGGTATCTATCAGCATTATTGAAAATGGCATTGATGCACTTGAAATGCTGCACCAGCTAACCACCAATAGTGTTAAACCAAAACTAATTTTGTTAGACCTGAATTTGCCTGGTCTTTCTGGCCTTGATCTGGTTCGTCGCATCCGCGAGATACCTTACCTCAAGTATGTGCCAGTGATATTTTTCACCACATCAGAAAACCCCAAAGATATTAAGGCGTCGATGGAGTTTGGCGCAAATGCCTATTTAACCAAGCCATCGGGGTATTTAAACCTCATATCTTGCCTGCGGTCGTTGCATGATTTCTGGTTCACCAAGCACCTTAACGTTAATTAA
- a CDS encoding methionine aminotransferase: MIPVTSKLPHTGTTIFTVMSALAQEVGAINLSQGFPDYDCPPELVAQVCEAMQRGQNQYAPMAGLIELREQIAQKVERLYGATYNPDTEVTVTAGGTQAIFTAISAVIHPNDEVIIFEPAYDSYAPTIRLMGGVVKSLELEPPNYRIPWDMVRRLITNRTRMIILNTPQNPTATILHQEDIDQLVALVKNQDIMILSDEVYEHLVYDGNRHQSMALHPELRDRSFITVSFGKLFHNTGWKLGYCLAPAKLMQEFRKIHQYLVFSVNTPMQAGIAAYLKDENTYLGLASFFQQKRDHFRAGLEQTRFKLLPCEGSYFQCVSYGHMSSEKDTDLAIRLTKEFKVASIPVSVFYNRGTDHHILRFCFAKRQETLDNAVERLIKV, encoded by the coding sequence ATGATACCTGTAACATCTAAATTGCCCCATACGGGCACCACCATTTTTACTGTAATGAGCGCCCTCGCGCAAGAGGTTGGCGCCATCAACCTGTCGCAGGGTTTTCCTGATTATGATTGCCCGCCCGAGCTGGTTGCCCAGGTGTGCGAAGCCATGCAGCGCGGGCAAAATCAATACGCCCCCATGGCCGGACTGATTGAACTGCGCGAGCAGATTGCCCAAAAAGTTGAGCGCCTGTATGGTGCCACCTATAACCCCGATACCGAAGTAACGGTTACTGCCGGCGGCACACAAGCCATTTTTACAGCCATTAGTGCCGTAATTCACCCTAATGATGAGGTGATTATTTTTGAGCCGGCTTATGATAGCTATGCCCCCACCATCCGTTTGATGGGCGGCGTGGTAAAATCGCTGGAGTTGGAGCCACCCAATTACCGCATCCCCTGGGATATGGTGAGGCGGCTGATTACCAACCGCACGCGCATGATCATCCTCAACACACCGCAAAACCCTACGGCTACTATTTTGCATCAGGAGGATATTGATCAGCTGGTGGCCCTGGTAAAAAATCAGGATATTATGATTTTGAGCGATGAGGTTTATGAGCACCTGGTGTATGATGGTAACCGCCACCAAAGCATGGCCCTGCATCCAGAACTGCGCGATCGTAGTTTTATCACCGTATCATTCGGTAAGCTGTTCCATAACACGGGCTGGAAACTGGGCTACTGCCTGGCGCCTGCCAAGCTGATGCAGGAGTTTAGAAAAATACATCAGTACCTGGTGTTTAGCGTTAACACGCCCATGCAGGCAGGCATTGCGGCTTATCTGAAGGATGAAAATACGTATCTGGGGCTGGCCAGCTTCTTCCAGCAAAAGCGCGATCACTTCAGGGCCGGGTTGGAGCAAACGCGTTTTAAGCTGCTGCCCTGCGAGGGATCATACTTCCAGTGCGTAAGCTATGGGCACATGAGCAGTGAAAAAGATACCGACCTGGCTATCAGGCTTACAAAAGAGTTTAAAGTAGCTTCAATCCCGGTTTCGGTGTTCTATAACCGGGGTACAGATCATCATATTTTACGTTTTTGTTTTGCCAAAAGACAAGAAACGTTGGATAATGCCGTTGAAAGATTAATTAAAGTTTAA
- a CDS encoding ATP-binding protein produces MQQFQVDLTNCDKEPIHIPGKVQPHGFLVSVSSADLLITYISQNTGHFAGMNAQDLLGKHINELSIALNPTAPAEQLSQLLSVGKHNKSFENINPFGIDINGQAWYIIINPSGNQLVMEFEPAESNLALDVQKVIGRSVTEILSGRNLETLLTNAAAEVKKVIAYDRVMIYRFNDDGHGEVVAEVKNDDLEPFFGLHYPASDIPRQARELYKINLTRIIADVYAEDAPIITYQKDAAPLDLTHSGLRAVSPIHIQYLKNMGVASSFSISLIAHGELWGLIACHNYSPRFINYKARDAAKLIGQLLSSALEYRQDEEDTEKLQQLIAAANTVSGNLKNYGNLQEALVAGKTTIKDITEAAGAAVIFNNTITTIGNTPTDEQIADIATWLQANMSDAIYYTNRFPEIHTAARAYSNTASGIMACSLSKDLSELVIWFKPEQLTSISWAGKPDKPVEKGEDGLLYLNPRQSFEAWTEIVKHTSDRWSNEEVSAVVKIREEIIYAINRKANEIRLLNERLQLAYEELDTFSYTISHDLRTPLSSIKSYSEFLLQSNTSLDDNARRILGRVVNGADKMNLLIQEILNYTRVGRADVKYNKIDMAALLKEITGEVMNALNPPNLKLVIGDTPNIYGDQIMITQVFTNLINNAVKYSSRANPGLVEVKGVVEHNETIYSVSDNGVGIDVNYFSRVFELFKRMDNVKDFDGTGVGLAIVKRIVEKHQARIWFDSKLKVGTVFYVAFRNL; encoded by the coding sequence ATGCAGCAATTCCAGGTTGATCTGACCAACTGTGATAAAGAGCCTATACATATCCCCGGTAAGGTGCAGCCCCACGGCTTCCTGGTATCGGTATCATCGGCCGATCTATTGATTACCTACATTAGCCAAAATACCGGGCATTTTGCCGGCATGAACGCCCAGGACTTGCTGGGTAAACACATTAATGAGCTGAGCATAGCCCTTAACCCCACCGCCCCTGCCGAGCAACTCTCTCAATTGCTGAGTGTTGGCAAACACAACAAGAGCTTTGAGAATATCAACCCCTTCGGCATTGATATTAATGGCCAGGCCTGGTATATCATCATCAATCCATCCGGCAATCAACTGGTAATGGAGTTTGAACCCGCCGAATCAAACCTGGCGCTGGATGTGCAGAAAGTGATCGGTCGGTCGGTAACAGAAATTCTGTCTGGCCGTAACCTGGAAACGCTGCTTACCAATGCCGCTGCCGAAGTGAAGAAAGTGATAGCTTATGACCGCGTGATGATCTACCGCTTTAATGACGATGGCCACGGCGAGGTGGTTGCCGAGGTAAAGAATGATGATCTGGAACCATTCTTCGGCCTGCATTATCCGGCAAGCGATATACCGCGACAGGCTCGTGAGCTATACAAGATCAATCTTACCCGCATCATTGCCGATGTTTATGCCGAGGACGCCCCCATCATTACCTATCAGAAAGATGCCGCCCCGCTTGATCTGACGCATTCGGGCCTGCGGGCCGTATCGCCCATCCACATTCAATATTTAAAAAACATGGGCGTGGCGTCCAGCTTCAGTATCTCGCTCATCGCCCACGGCGAGCTTTGGGGACTGATTGCCTGCCATAACTACTCGCCCCGTTTTATTAACTATAAGGCGCGCGATGCCGCCAAACTGATCGGTCAGCTGCTATCATCGGCCTTAGAGTATCGCCAGGATGAAGAGGATACCGAGAAGCTGCAACAACTCATTGCCGCGGCCAATACCGTATCTGGCAACCTCAAAAACTATGGCAACCTGCAGGAGGCTTTAGTTGCCGGCAAAACCACCATTAAAGATATTACCGAGGCCGCCGGCGCCGCCGTTATCTTTAACAACACCATTACCACCATTGGCAACACCCCAACCGATGAACAGATTGCCGACATTGCCACCTGGCTGCAGGCCAACATGAGCGATGCCATTTACTATACCAACCGTTTCCCGGAGATACATACCGCTGCCCGCGCCTATAGCAACACGGCCAGCGGCATTATGGCCTGCAGTCTTTCTAAAGACCTGAGCGAACTGGTTATATGGTTCAAACCCGAGCAACTCACCTCCATTAGCTGGGCGGGCAAACCTGATAAACCTGTTGAAAAAGGCGAGGACGGACTATTGTACCTCAATCCGCGGCAATCATTTGAGGCGTGGACCGAGATTGTCAAACACACCTCAGACCGGTGGAGTAATGAGGAAGTATCGGCAGTGGTAAAAATACGCGAGGAGATTATCTACGCCATCAACAGAAAGGCTAATGAGATCAGGCTGCTCAATGAGCGCTTGCAACTGGCTTATGAAGAACTGGATACTTTTAGCTACACCATCTCGCACGATCTGCGTACACCGCTGTCGTCTATCAAAAGTTATTCAGAATTTTTGCTGCAATCTAATACAAGTTTAGATGATAATGCCCGCCGCATTCTGGGCCGTGTAGTTAACGGGGCCGACAAAATGAACCTGCTGATCCAGGAAATACTGAACTATACCCGCGTGGGGCGTGCTGACGTAAAATACAATAAGATTGATATGGCAGCCCTGCTCAAAGAGATAACCGGCGAGGTGATGAACGCCCTTAATCCGCCAAACCTCAAACTGGTTATTGGCGATACCCCCAACATCTATGGCGACCAGATAATGATTACCCAGGTGTTTACCAACCTGATTAATAATGCGGTTAAATACTCATCGCGTGCTAACCCGGGTTTAGTAGAGGTAAAAGGAGTGGTAGAGCATAATGAAACCATCTACAGTGTATCAGACAACGGCGTGGGGATTGACGTCAACTACTTCAGCAGGGTGTTTGAACTCTTTAAACGCATGGATAATGTGAAGGATTTTGATGGCACCGGCGTAGGTCTTGCCATTGTTAAACGCATAGTTGAAAAACACCAGGCACGCATTTGGTTTGATAGCAAGCTAAAAGTTGGCACAGTTTTTTACGTAGCTTTTAGAAATTTATAG